One window from the genome of Epinephelus moara isolate mb chromosome 5, YSFRI_EMoa_1.0, whole genome shotgun sequence encodes:
- the LOC126390845 gene encoding uncharacterized protein LOC126390845 — MQVGGGQSLWIYTLLITSLQLWGRLSASTSSPALPAPKLDIYSRSKGSVVLVCRAPEGQQGFHFMLYRDRDKVDSQELQSGTQEAQFTVTVKEEDSVCFFCCLYKDQGGRYSLFSPYLQVEQPKDATPTRSVPSFPPPVLSVEPSTGVVKRGEVLSFSCLVPNLPQSQSTYNKKPVTFLLLRASERTAATSIILQPQASQVSKPEPQPGVFTVGPVRGGEGGAYTCLYQIAKKRGLVNSTVSNMVQVTITDALPVPTLVLQQDTDVWHLLCTGSPAYPSAVFSLYLADNKLAVATHHATLIQHQAAFPVPVQEAPVALYECQYDVLLGGKWSNSERSLPLAVTKGNPPPPSTDWSGVDWPLILGSFSAVVLFLCSVALVAVVAHRKVKAAAEEKKKRQEAQFWTHVHAKDHVVDLTLPRAGFTSQEWANVDTTTGTGSRSPLWNSLSTFTTPIHPIH, encoded by the exons ATGCAGGTTGGTGGTGGACAGTCACTCTGGATATACACTCTGCTAATCACTTCTCTACAACTTTGGG GAAGACTTTCAGCTTCCACTTCCTCTCCCGCTCTTCCGGCTCCTAAACTTGACATCTATTCGAGGTCAAAGGGCTCAGTGGTTCTGGTCTGTCGGGCCCCAGAGGGCCAACAAGGGTTTCATTTCATGTTGTACCGAGATAGAGACAAG GTGGACTCTCAGGAGCTGCAGTCTGGTACTCAGGAGGCTCAGTTCACTGTGACGGTAAAGGAAGAGGATTCAGTCTGCTTCTTCTGCTGTCTGTACAAGGACCAGGGTGGTCGTTACAGTTTATTCAGTCCCTATTTGCAGGTGGAGCAGCCAAAAG ATGCTACCCCCACACGCTCTGTGCCCTCTTTCCCTCCTCCAGTCTTGTCTGTGGAGCCCTCAACTGGTGTGGTGAAACGTGGGGAGGTGCTATCCTTCAGCTGCTTGGTCCCAAATCTACCCCAGTCTCAGTCAACCTATAACAAGAAACCAGTTACCTTCCTTTTGCTGAGAGCCTCTGAGCGCACAGCGGCGACATCTATCATACTCCAGCCTCAGGCCAGTCAGGTGTCAAAACCCGaaccccagccaggagtcttcaCCGTGGGGCCAGTGAGGGGAGGTGAGGGGGGTGCGTACACCTGCCTCTACCAGATCGCCAAAAAACGGGGATTGGTAAATTCAACTGTCAGCAACATGGTTCAAGTTACTATTACAG ATGCGTTGCCAGTCCCGACCCTTGTCCTCCAGCAGGACACAGACGTGTGGCATTTGCTCTGCACTGGGTCTCCTGCTTACCCCAGTGCTGTGTTCTCCCTCTACCTGGCTGATAATAAACTTGCTGTTGCCACTCACCATGCCACCTTGATCCAGCATCAGGCCGCCTTCCCAGTGCCTGTCCAGGAAGCTCCAGTGGCTTTGTACGAGTGCCAGTATGATGTCCTCCTAGGAGGGAAATGGAGCAACTCTGAGCGCAGCCTCCCTTTGGCTGTAACCAAAG GAAATCCCCCTCCTCCATCAACAG ATTGGTCCGGTGTTGACTGGCCTCTCATACTGGGCTCTTTCTCTGCTGTGGTATTGTTCCTCTGCTCAGTGGCACTCGTGGCTGTGGTGGCACACCGGAAAG TTAAAGCAGCGgctgaggagaagaagaaaag ACAGGAAGCACAGTTCTGGACTCACGTTCACGCGAAGGATCATGTTGTCG ATCTTACACTCCCACGTGCAGGCTTCACATCTCAG GAATGGGCCAATGTGGACACAACTACAGGGACAGGGTCCAGATCCCCTTTATGGAACTCGCTTTCCACATTCACAACTCCGATCCATCCGATCCAttag
- the misp3 gene encoding uncharacterized protein misp3, protein MESDSCDDSQSDSGVSADFSPCSTLEGNTTIATGTPAPALKETPIEREIRRAIEREHSLRRSRGLPNPPTSPEYVEIPLRKTVLCQSITAKSERCQGKDRQFAGKKMQHDIHAEVQREQDLVKLGKLPGVYDKGTVRRLKERKQLFEAFQKPNDSTLTVPARSKTTSWSSASDISTLEDNSSQASTIEGSYVERSPTQSPNLAKGGGSTSLTPQGPGFSEGTACQVIILENNLSVPAQKLYHAKPETVVDSGSLNISSSRTGGHGGIEVREQEKEEREEEEVAPKENPFFKLRSSTNGVKVEQDIREAQEREKELHKQRISLYGGTEGAKGGGVGGGRGGGERPVSTEGKSPTLSSSSLNGLAVPDSPGSSSRGGTRPTAARQSVGKFSMWPPAQAEEEKINRPESPRTPRQKTPLVQRWESGLVNGHSNEDD, encoded by the exons ATGGAGAGTGACTCATGCGATGATAGCCAGAGTGACAGTGGAGTTTCAGCAGACTTCTCCCCATGCAGCACTTTGGAGGGCAACACCACCATTGCTACAGGTACCCCAGCACCTGCACTTAAAGAGACTCCCATTGAGAGGGAGATCCGACGGGCTATAGAGCGTGAGCACAGCCTGAGAAGGTCCAGGGGGCTTCCAAACCCACCCACCTCCCCAGAGTATGTAGAGATCCCTTTAAGGAAAACTGTTCTCTGCCAGTCAATAACTGCTAAGTCTGAGAGGTGTCAAGGCAAAGACAGGCAGTTTGCAGGCAAAAAGATGCAGCATGACATCCATGCGGAGGTCCAGAGGGAGCAGGATCTGGTCAAGCTTGGGAAACTTCCAGGTGTCTACGACAAAGGCACTGTACGCCGACTCAAAGAGAGGAAACAGCTTTTTGAGGCCTTTCAGAAACCCAATGACTCAACTTTGACTGTGCCAGCCAGGAGTAAGACCACATCCTGGTCCTCCGCCAGTGACATTTCAACCTTGGAGGACAACTCATCGCAGGCATCCACCATAGAAGGCTCATATGTGGAGAGGAGCCCCACGCAGAGCCCAAACTTAGCCAAAGGAGGGGGTTCTACTTCTTTAACTCCCCAAGGACCAGGGTTCTCTGAGGGGACAGCCTGTCAGGTTATCATCCTAGAGAACAATCTGAGTGTCCCAGCACAGAAGCTCTACCACGCCAAACCAGAGACTGTCGTCGACTCTGGAAGCCTTAATATCTCATCATCCAGGACAGGAGGACATGGTGGGATTGAAGTGAGAGAgcaggaaaaggaggagagggaagaggaggaggtggcacCCAAGGAGAACCCCTTTTTTAAACTGCGCTCCTCAACAAATGGAGTTAAAGTGGAGCAGGACATCCGGGAGGCccaagagagggagaaggagctTCACAAGCAGAGGATCAGTCTGTATGGGGGCACAGAGGGTGCAAAAGGAGGGGGGgtaggaggaggaagaggagggggagagaggccTGTCAGCACAGAAGGAAAGAGTCCCACGTTGTCCTCTTCTTCACTGAATGGACTGGCTGTTCCTGACTCACCTGGCTCATCATCCAGAGGGGGTACTAGACCCACAGCAG CACGCCAGTCAGTTGGCAAGTTCAGCATGTGGCCCCCGGCCCAGGCTGAAGAGGAGAAGATTAACCGACCGGAG AGTCCCCGAACCCCCAGACAGAAGACCCCTCTGGTGCAACGCTGGGAGTCAGGCCTAGTCAACGGACACAGCAATGAAGATGACTGA